The Desmodus rotundus isolate HL8 chromosome 3, HLdesRot8A.1, whole genome shotgun sequence genome includes a region encoding these proteins:
- the LOC112299046 gene encoding olfactory receptor 2A12, whose amino-acid sequence MWMPPVQNQSWVSEFILLGFSSDPTSNRVLFIAFLLLYLSSVLGNGLIVTLICLDMHLHTPMYFFLCILSLLDMGYISTTVPQMLVHLLAQSQTISFAGCWLQMFAFSALGLTECIFFVIMAYDRYIAICYPLRYTVILNWGLCTRLAAGTCTCGFFFSLIHTFFTLQLPYCGPNVVNHYFCEGPSVRSLACMDTHLIEIVDLVISVFMVVVPLSLIVASYVCIAQSIFKIKSVRGRCKAFSTCASHLTMVSFFYAPATYIYMRPNSSYSPEQDKQISLFYNVFTALLNPVVYSLRNKDIKGAFLKVMGWSRVAR is encoded by the coding sequence ATGTGGATGCCTCCAGTGCAGAACCAAAGTTGGGTTTCTGAATTTATCCTGCTCGGCTTCTCCAGTGACCCCACGTCCAACAGGGTCCTCTTCattgccttccttctcctctacTTGAGCTCAGTCCTGGGCAATGGGCTCATTGTCACCCTGATCTGCCTGGACATGCACCTTCATactcccatgtacttcttcctctgtaTTCTCTCCCTGCTGGACATGGGCTACATCAGCACCACTGTACCCCAGATGTTGGTACATCTTCTTGCTCAGTCTCAGACCATCTCttttgctggctgttggctgcaGATGTTTGCGTTTAGTGCCCTAGGCCTGACCGAGTGCATTTTCTTTGTCATCATGGCTTATGACCGATACATAGCCATCTGCTACCCACTGCGTTATACTGTCATCCTCAACTGGGGCCTGTGCACGCGGCTGGCAGCTGGGACCTGTACTTGTGGTTTCTTCTTCTCTCTGATCCATACTTTCTTCACCCTGCAGCTGCCTTACTGTGGGCCCAATGTGGTCAACCACTACTTCTGCGAAGGCCCCTCAGTACGAAGCTTGGCTTGCATGGATACCCACCTCATTGAGATCGTGGATCTGGTTATCAGTGTGTTCATGGTTGTTGTCCCACTCTCCCTCATTGTGGCCTCCTATGTCTGTATTGCCCAGTCCATTTTCAAGATCAAGTCTGTAAGAGGCCGCTGCAAGGCTTTCTCCACCTGTGCTTCCCACCTGACTATGGTCTCATTCTTCTATGCTCCAGCTACTTACATCTACATGAGGCCCAACTCCAGCTATTCCCCAGAGCAAGACAAGCAGATCTCACTCTTTTACAATGTCTTCACAGCCCTGCTCAACCCTGTGGTCTATAGTTTGAGGAACAAGGACATCAAAGGGGCTTTTCTCAAAGTGATGGGGTGGAGTAGGGTGGCCCGGTAA
- the LOC128779160 gene encoding olfactory receptor 6N1, with product MQEPNQSYVTEFILLGFSFSPRTMPLLFSAFLMTYLLSILGNSMISILICLDSHLHTPMYFFIGILSLLDLGYTTTTVPQMLAHMASQRKTISFASCVAQMYIFLVLGITESWLFAIMSIDRYVAICHPLRYKVIMSPLLCGAMVIFCGLWGVTSALVYTVFAMRLPYCGPNQINHFFCEVPAILKLACEDTSVNDRVDFILGFSSTLVPFFLILVVYVNIFIAILRIRSAQGRLKAFSTCASHITVVTMFCVPVLVMYMRPGSEASPEEDKKLALFYNVISAFLNPIIYSLRNKDVKGAFLKVTGWGRAPE from the coding sequence ATGCAAGAGCCCAACCAGTCCTATGTGACTGAGTTCATCCTTCTGGGCTTCTCCTTCAGTCCCAGGACCATGCCTCTGCTCTTCTCAGCCTTCCTGATGACCTACCTGCTGAGTATTCTGGGCAACAGCATGATCAGTATCCTCATCTGCCTGGATTCGCAcctccacacgcccatgtacttCTTTATTGGCATCCTTTCCCTGCTGGATCTGGGCTACACCACCACAACTGTGCCCCAGATGTTGGCACATATGGCCAGCCAGAGGAAGACCATCTCTtttgccagctgtgtggcccaaatgtacattttcttggtGCTAGGCATCACTGAGTCCTGGCTGTTTGCCATCATGTCTATAGACAGGTACGTGGCCATTTGCCACCCACTGAGGTACAAGGTCATCATGAGCCCACTGTTGTGTGGGGCGATGGTCATTTTCTGTGGACTCTGGGGTGTCACCTCTGCTCTTGTCTACACTGTGTTTGCCATGCGTCTGCCCTACTGTGGCCCCAACCAGATCAACCACTTCTTCTGTGAAGTCCCAGCAATCTTAAAACTGGCTTGTGAAGACACCTCAGTCAATGACCGAGTAGACTTCATTCTCGGCTTTAGTTCCACCCTGGTTCCATTTTTCCTTATCCTTGTCGTTTATGTCAACATCTTCATTGCCATCTTGAGGATCCGTTCAGCCCAGGGGCGGCTGAAGGCCTTCTCTACCTGTGCCTCCCATATCACTGTGGTCACCATGTTCTGCGTGCCAGTCTTGGTCATGTACATGAGGCCTGGCTCTGAGGCCTCCCCAGAGGAAGACAAAAAGTTGGCCCTGTTCTACAACGTCATCTCTGCTTTCCTCAACCCCATCATCTATAGCCTCCGCAATAAAGATGTGAAGGGGGCATTCCTCAAGGTGACAGGCTGGGGCAGAGCCCCAGAATGA